Within Porites lutea chromosome 2, jaPorLute2.1, whole genome shotgun sequence, the genomic segment TAACCACATCACAACCATCTTTACACTGTGAACAAAGAGAGGAAGACAGAAATGTGGCTACAAGTtgatacaaaataataataaaatcatcaCATGATTTAGGAAGCACATTAAGTGAAATATGATATAATCCTAGTAATCATAACCAtaataaaattctcaaatcttATTGGccatcaactgtcctgatttcagcattaATAAGACAGTGTAATCGGACAGCACACGTTATGCCTagtaagtaattggacagtatgcACCATTGTGCGCACTTAAATAGCTTTTTTCaccgctagcaaaaaaaaactcacagcatttcttgtgttttaagttttaaaaaacctaaaatatcacagaatttgttatagttatgattaattggtaataTAACTTCATAttgtccaattcagtctgtaatcatactcgtgattaaataAATTGGACTCCCTCTACAcagtcgtccgattttgttttaaaatcaccCTTTAAATATGATAACAGACTGaactggactccactcagtcctattaccatttaTAAATATCCTTATATGAATTGAATAATAAGTATAatgttaataatattaatgaactCAGAGTATGACAGCGGGTGTCTTTTCTgtcagaaagagaaagggatTAAGCCTCTATGGAGAGCCTTCCTGCACAAAAATTGGGTCTAGtaaccctccccccctcccacccaCTCTACCAGGTTTGCCTCCTAGCccttattcatgaataatctgACAGGGTTAGGAGACAAAGAgacaaagttaaaaaattttaacctgaatttaattttgacctgtaacatatacagtcaactctctccaagacagacacctttgggaccggcactaagtgtccgtcttcgAGAGATATctgtcttataaagagtcaaataaagggaataagtaaaggcagggaccaacactaggtgtccattttacagaggtgtccatcttatagaggtgtccgttaagagagagtcgactgtacaatAGGAATATATTAAAggaatataatttattatattgagtttaaaaacatttttgatgaTGAAGTTCCttaaaaattattgtaaaaatttgtcctcttaaaacaaaattaaaatctaTAAAATATTATGAAGGTCTTTAAAGAACAACCCCTAAGGAACTGTTATGATAGAGAGACCAAGATGGTTGGAGTTATTGAAAAGTACCTCATTCCCATGGTTGACTGATTGATGtaatttctgtaaaactgagggACTCCAAGCATAGCCTCTGTAAACACTGCTAGGAATCCTATTAGTTCTACAAATGCAGTAAAGCTCAGGAACAAGTATGTGATGTAACCACCAACTGCGATGAATATCAGTACACAGAGCACATAATCTGAAAAGTGCGTCCAGTCCCAAAAGTGTCTTCTGtgaaaatctgaagaaaaaataggaacaaaattaatatgttaaaatttatttaataatgataatgataataaataataataataataataataataataataataataataatatttatagagGGCGCCCAACTCGCCAAGGTGGTTTTCAGTGGGGCCCTCATAAATCAGATAATTTATGTACTTTATGTAAGATGAAATCCTTGGGAAACAGAAAAAGCATCCATTACAGAAGCAgttcaccaaaaaaattaaataaatggTTTCGTTATTCTAGCCAAGGCTACAGTAGTACTGTCTGCTTATGCAAGTGTCTGTTCAAACGTATTTTCTTAATAATTAAGAAAATTGTTATAATTGAACATTATCATTCTAGCAACTTGTTCATCAATTTACTCACCAAAAAAAGATCTTTTCTTTGCACTCAAATCATTCTCTCTTCTGATTTTGGTGCAAAGTTGTAGCATCATCATCATAGCAGCAATCATGATAAAGCTTTGAGCTAATAGTGGCAGTTCAAAATGACGTCCAAAcctaacaaaaattattttaaaaaatgatattatgtttttttaacggtttcacTAACATAATCTCTTCCAATTAGTGTTATAACTATGTGTACAGGGTagggccatatttgttcttgTTTTACAAACAAAGAACATACAAGATTTCTTTCCTTGCTGGGACTTACAGTTCAAGCAGAGTAACAGTCCTGTTGCCagttcaaaaagtggataaCACTGTCCACTAGCAAGATAAATCTATATCTGGTGGTTTAAATGCAATGATGGTTTCCTTAGTTGTAACCAATGGACACAGTCATTAAGTAGCTTAATTTTCAATGCTGTGAGAAAATGGTGTGTGACAAAAGCAGAATGCACACTTGTAGACTGGCTGGTAGACAAGGTAAACATTGTCATGAAAGACATTAATCTTCGAGGATAATGTATATGAAGGGCttagttttatcattttcccCACGATTGTCACTTTGATGTTGATTGCTATATTTCGACTGcacactgcaggtcttcatcaggcaATAATGTCAATTTACTGAGTCAAACTATTTGTACCACCGTGGTTGTTAGTGATTGGTGCATCACAAACCTCATTCAAGGTAAACATCGTTGTGAAATGCTCTCCCAGATTCCCTATCGCTAAACTTTAAGTCTTCTAAAAGTCTAGTTTAGGGATACGGAATCTGTAGGAGCATTTCACAGCATTATGTTTACCTTGTTCACCTGCAAGTCTGGAAGTCTGCAATCTGCGTTTGTCGCACAACGGTGAGAAAATTATGTCATCTCAAAACACTTACCAAAAGAATATTCTTAATATGTTGGCAACAACTAACGCTAAACAAACGTGCATTGAGAATCCTTCGGCATCTCGAGTCTGCCAAATGTCCCAATACTGCGGTACATAAGGAACAACACCGCCGATAATCATGGCAGCAGATGATATCCACGAAACGAGCTGAATGAACATAGCAACTACACCCATATTCTCAAAGTTTGCTGCAGTATCCACGGGGTCATGAAGAGCATTTAGGTCCTCATCCATGAGCCAGCAGTTAAATTAACAACTGTACTTAAGTTTAATTGTTCTTGACAACAGAGGGTGACGTGTCGATCGTGAAAGAGCGTTATAAATGTTCCCTTGGGCCCTTGGCCTCTTTAGCTTTCTTTACGAATTACAAAACATTCGGCGCCGATGGAACCTTTGGCTTTCAGCAGAAAGTTGAGGGGTACCCTTAGTGCAAAATTCGAtataaatgaagaaataaacaCAATTATTTGTCCAGAACATGAGTGAATGATCGCGAATTGATTTGATGCTCTTTTGTCTGCTTAACCGACCGTTTACCTCTCATGACGTATCGTACTGCCCGCTGTGCAACATGACTGCAGTTTCTAGTCTCTAGTCTCTCACGGctaaaaacaacatggcggagTGAGCCGTCACTTTCACAAAGATCACCATCGAACATTAATATGGTAAGCCCCTAAACAGCTTAAAACTATTTGATACTAAGTTCTTCTCATTGAGTTAAAGGATTACACGCGCTTAGTGATCGCAGTCGTAATCATGAGGGGTTTCGGTTCTTCTTGAAGGTTAATTGGCGCACGCATGCAATGAgctttttttgtcagttttcacTGCAGTATGGTACCGATCGATTTAAAgaagctaaaaaaaattgagctgTTCAGTTGGAAACCTAAATAAGCATATGTTTtatatgtttggtttttgtttctgtgtccacAACGGATTAAATCAGGATACCTGTTGTGATTTATGaatcgtttgtttgtttgtgcaTATCATattgcatcagtcaattccagctgcgcccagccgTCCCCCACCCCCCGGGGCTGCTCCTTGGCATTTGCCTGCCTTTTCAGTCCCAGGGGTGGGGCatatgcaaattttgcgctCCCcaggggccgggcatttgccaaccccagggctattcccgagcttttgacatgcaCGCGGTTTCATATCAGAATAAAACTACAAAGAGGATTTTACTGAAAATAGCAGATtagctcatctgtcaaggacagggcattttaaaggcatgttctcaatttcatgcatgcatttcttgattgcttatcaagccagaattacatagcaaAACTCGGGAGCTATCaacgtgaatcaacgtttttggttagtgaatcaaatttctgttgatattatttgaagaacatcctttcatattcataacctattcataacatataccgtatttatctgcgcccaacctcgaattagcgcccacctccaAATTAAgcacccatcctaaaggcagaaaaagttaataagtgcccagcttcgaataagcgcccatccccACCCCACTCCCCCAATGTCGGACATCAAGGACGGCAGCACCAGAGAATTCACCTATATACCTAGTAAAGGAAGCTACAAGCTAGTAATACCAATATAGGTTGAGTTGCTAATTTTTTCACTCATGTCTCAGCATGGGCGGATCAAAGTGCGCACTACAGCTGAACAGGCtgaagcaaagagaaaagaaagggaGAAGAAACTAAAGATTTATCAACAAACTACCAATCGGATCTATGAAAaggtatattttattttttgaagtatTAATGCAGAGACTTTCATcacaacttatgcagttgcgaaaagaaagcctgaagaaaattcaggcttgccagGTATATTAAGAACCAATTTTATGAAAAGCTCCCAGTTCACTTGCTAGCTAAATTAGCTAGAGTGCAGCACTGGTATCACAGAGGTcagggttcaaatcccagcaaacctgaatttttttcagccttTCTTTTCATTGCTGCATAGGTTGCAtatttaactgtgatgatcttctctggatttatttttttcatttcatagtacaaatatatgaaaattaatttatatACTCATCATTTCATCCAAAATACCCTTGATGAATGTGAGGCAGCTATTCTAAATGGGATATGACGCTTATTGTCTTAGTGAgtggtgtaaattgcagatttagTCTCACTCAGGGTCTTCAGGATACAAGGCCAGAGATAAAGGTTGTGCTCAAACATATATCTAGAAAAAAACTAATATCTTTGTACTGTGGTGAATACAGCATTCAATGCCAAAATCTTTAGCACTATTAAATCACCATAAACATGGGGTATCATCATGCAAAATAAGTCTAAAAATACAAGGGTTAAGCACATCATTTAGAAATGGATGCAACAGCAATTTTGAACAGACAGAGTTGCATCATAATTTTTATGGGGGCTTGAGGGTTTGACATTTTCAGAAGTTATGGTATTGGTTCctgtgatgatgatgaggatgatgatgatgatgatgattattattattttctctttattcCAGAGGAAAAATGGAGAGATGGACAAGGAGTCCCTCTCTTTAACAGAACAAGTTCTTGCAGCAAACCCAGATTTTTCTACACTCTGGAACTTTAGAAGGGAGATTTTTCTCCACATGAAAGATGAAAAGTATGTATTataatgaattattattatattgctAATagttttcattggtttatttCAATGAAGTCTTTAATATTTGCATTTAATTACAGCTAAATTGTTAAGAAATGATTTAGTTGTCAGGATTTGAAAAGGTCTCTTTGATGTGTCACTGGTACAGACCTTCAGCCAAAAATGTACAGACtgcaaaaaaaagtaaaatgaataGATACATTGTAACCTTCATTGAATGAGGTTTACATGTGCACTGTGACAAACTCATGGCCCTTGTGTTGCGCACTCTCCACTTATCTTGTCTCTTAAGCCATGTAGCAGGTCCCTGCTACCCTAGGAATGGTTTTAAGTGCtatcatgttttcttttttaagtccTCCAGATTTATTGCTGAAGCTTTGCCAGAAAGAGCTGTCATTCCTCAAGAATTGTCTGCAAGTGAACCCAAAGTCCTACAGTGTGTGGCATCATAGACAGTGGATCATGGAATACATGCCACAACCAGACTGGAATGAAGAACTGCGGCTTTGCAATTTGTTCCTCTCTTATGATGAGAGAAATTGTAtgttcatttattattattttcaaacattttgatgtaaacTTTTGAGATAAAGATCGCAGGCAAGGATGCAATGTTTCTCAgattcaaacaaagaaaaccaaatttctaacattagcaaaaaaaaaaccctggagCATTATAAATTTAGTTGTTATTCTTGCCTTCTCACCTATTTTATCTTTTGAACCTTGTcaccaatgaatttttttcagaaaatatccaaAATACAGGCCCACCTTCTACTGAGGGTTTATTGGTTTGAACCCCCTACCCCTCTGGAAATTCCAATTTACCTTTATGCTTTCTTTTTGGAATTTTGGCCTTTTAGAAAAGATATTAAGATTACTGGTAATCAGAATTTCTATGCTTCACTACTGTAAAGGTTTAACTATAAAAATAATTCGAGATGGATATtagatacagtcaactctctctaagacggacacctttgggaccggcactaagtgtctgtcttagagaggtgtccgttttatagagagtcaaataaagggattaaagaaaggcagggaccaactctaagtgtccgttttacagaggtgtccatcttatagtgGTGTCctttaagagagagtcgactgtacgtCTAAATGAGTGGGTTTATTACGTTTGACAGTGTACTTTTCTTCCATCAGTTCACTGCTGGGATTACAGACGATATACtgtgaaaaaagcaaacatatCCCCAGAGGATGAATTCAACTTCAGCACAGAGAAGATCAAAGAGAACTTTTCTAACTATTCTTCCTGGCATTATCGCAGTAAACTGCTGCCACTGATTCATCCTGACCAATCAGGAGATAAAGAACGTGTGGAAGAGAATGCACTAATGAAAGGTCTCTAGCAGAAAATGCTTGTTTCTGACTATGTTAAAGTTAATTTTCAACTTATGAACCAGTAATATTATTGTTCACATATAAGgtttgttgttaaaatgattAGGATCCATGTGGGATCAATTTACTTTtttaggaaactgcccacctatccctacccacttagggcaaaatgctgGTTTAGGAGAGGGGtgggtaggcagtttcccagaaaattGATCTGAAATGTGCACCTACTTTGGTCATGATACATTTATTTCTGTTTCAGAATTTGATCTTGCTCAGAATGCATTTTTTACGGACCCTTATGATCAAAGTGCTTGGTTCTACCATAGATGGCTTTTGGGAAGAGGTAGGAATTAAAGCTGAAAACTATTATCTAACATTCAAAAAGAGAAActtcaattttgttttataattaaaGGAGTAGCCACAATGTACGTTTATCGTGGAATTAAAAAAGATTTATGATGATTGTAATACAAACCAAATGCATTCAGTGACTTTCCTTTGGTGGTATAGTTACCATAGAAATGGATGGTTACATGAACTAAACCACTTGGGGTATCTTGGCTGTCTTTTCCAAGTACAGTGCTTTAAACCTGGGAAGAGGTCAGTGATTTGGATAGGGTGGTCGCTTCATTGAGTTGTGCTCATTGAGGGGTGATCATACATCATGGACGTACAAGTGTGATAAGAATTCAGTTTGCAGTTCTCCACGGTCTGATCCTACTTGACCTGTGCAAATTGAATACTAGAATGCTGGTCAAACTTCTGATAAAGCAATAAGTTTTGTAGGTGGTCGATAAGATGGCAGTGCTTGTCTTGTAGCAATGCTTAGGATCAAAACCCACCAACCATAAGTGAGGTTCAGAATGCCCCCATCACCTGCCACCCAGCAACCAGTGTTActtataactgaaaaaaaaatggcctgGTTAAGACCGCGGTTAAACCTGGTGATCAATAACAAAGTGACAGTCTTGAGACAAACTATAAAATAGGCCTACCGTACGAGCAATCgttttttagagaattttttctttctctgcaTGTTTTGCTGCATAATTTTAGCCATAAGCATCTCTTAAACTCTTAACCCTAGATTCTATGACTCTggtgaaatacagctgctaacGGGCTGTATTGACTATTTAGTGTATATCATATGCCTTCCCTTCTTGTAAGGTTCAAATTAATagcattaaaataatttttgatgttttatttacttttagcAAGACCGTTAATGGATATTTCCTGCCTGTATGTGAGTTGTCATGAAACCATGGCAACAATCATTGTACAATTTTGTCAACCAATCCAGGTGAGTGTTATCGGCAATTTGGCAACTTATTCTTCCGAACAATAATTTCGAGACGTTTGCAATTATTATACCCTTTCCTGTACTGACAAGCCATATCAATACCATCTGCTGAGGTAGGCTTCATCGCCAGTCACTTTTCTTGAACTCACTCTCATCTCGAGGAGCCTGGTTATCATATTTTTGGTTTGCAATcatgtgacaaggcggccatattgagggtcaatacaatagaattttttcttgaagaatttGCATGAGAGAGGAGAGAACATggccaacatggccgccgtgacgtcacgtgcaaaccagcaattgtCGCTGAAGCAAGTCCAGCGGTCTAAAAGTAACTGCAGAATACACTTCAACGTTCAAGCTGCATATAGAAGAGCTGGAAAAATGGACGCGCAGTTATTCCTTTTATACGCTTTTCCATTTTCAGTGGCTTCACGAACGACAAGTAGTAATATGTGCTTCATGTTGTTACGATGTTCAAAGTGGATACGCGGTCGCGCAGCTACTGTGTATCCACGTATCCCCGCATTTAGGAGAACGAATTTGGATCCAGTTTCCTGCGCAATCTCGTAGTAGCCAATGAAAGCAGCCAAGCAGCCATGGCGTCCCGgaaacagtcccatagtgcaattcgacgCAACACCGACCCAATCTCTCAAGCAACCTTGAAGGCGTTGTGTTACGGCTCTCAAGTTCATTTTCTCATAAATTGCCCTGAACTGCGCAACCTTAATCATTCTCTATGGAACTTGACTTAAGCAAATAAATTTCTTGTAACTGACAGAATCACAACTTTGTGTCAAACAATATGTCTCTGCAAGCGTAATATCTaatgttacaaacaacaaaaaagaattttgaaaaagcgttaggctaacaagttttgaAAAACCACAATTgtaatccgttttaatcttcttcacgTTTGTCCATACCTTCTTTTAAAGTtttgaacgttttttttcttttgttttttttcatgtttcactcaatttggtggcactTCCCACTCTCAGaatatttttgataaatttcgtcaCGTGGCTCCTTTAAAAAGGCTGATATAGTGCATACGGACTAAGAAAGataattttttcttattcttttatttttcttttcaaggtacCTAAAGAAGTTCcatttgtttctgtcaatgaaCAAGAAGTTACAGGAGAATGGAACAATCCTTATCACAACAGCCATCCTTCGCCAGTGTGGATATCCTTTTCGGTTGTCTGAATATAGGGAATATATGTTCGGTCATGCCTCTTTAGCAACTGTGAAAAGTCGTTGTTATTCTTGGTCTCTCTCTCCCAGATGTATCAATATTAATGACCCTTATTCAGTTGCACAcaagagagcaagaaaaagggcctgtttacgtggaggtgggggaccccgggtAGGTGAGGttacccgcttaggtggggtaaaaaaaaaataacccgcGTTTatatgcaatcttacaaccccgccgtCTTAAAAAAAGCGACGTGTTTTGGCGGTTAATACTCTTCTAATCTCACTTGAAAATGAAACAGTCGACTTACCTCACCTAAGGATGGCGTCTTTTGTAAGCTATGAACAGAAAGGAGAAAACACTTCGTCGTTGGTCGCTTCCCATAAAACATCGCATCAGGAATTTCACTTCGTAGTTTTGCACCCTTATAGATTAGCAATTGTTACAATTTGTTTCTATATTGTCTTGgatttttccttgttttgaaagtgttTTCCTTGACCGTTCACACATTTATAGCTGCAAACATTGCTTATCAAATGTCCCGGATGAAACCATTGTAAAAGTGACATTTATGAATGGAAAACTGGAGAAGTCTGTGGTGTTACCAAAAGGTTTGTATTTAAATTATTGAAATATTTGGCGGTACATGTAATGTTTATGATCAAATTGCTGGATACATTGTTTGCATGAGTTGTTATGTAAAATCGCTTTACTGTCAAACTATGTTTCCAAGTTACTCGTCGTTTACAGATGCGCCGGTTTCGTCTGTGAGCTTAAATGTCGAGTTTGTAGCCGAGGATAATGAGTTAATTTAAAGTAGGTTTAGGTAAGCCCTTAACCATAAATGGTTTGGAAAAATTTGCAATGAGTGTTTGCCCTAGTAGAGGTGGATTTCGACTGTCgcgttatttatttttttttacgggCGTACGCGCAAAAATTTTACTTGCGTAAATAAAGTAGGTAACCTCGCTCAACTCTTACGTTTACGCGCTACCTTTCGTACATCGCGTCTATTATACCGTAAaactccgaaaataagccccggggcttatattttttaacagcccttttggaggggcttatattcggaggggcttatctacggaaggaaatttgcgtttcaaaatcgattgggctagccttatagttggaagtaaatttaccgtttttgccttgttttactttgtctttgagggcaattttccaagtacaagtcccCGGGGGGCCTATGTTcagaggggcgatttaacggagggttttttgcgttaccggtttggggggcttatacatggaggggcttattttcggaattttacggtatttacgcacgttAATTTTACGTCGTAGGCACGTGGACAGAGGAAATCCACCCAAAGAAAGGATAAATAACTCCTGATCGATTAAGATTCTGTTTCTATTTGTGTTATATTCGTGTTGTCTTATGGCATTTAATAGTATTGATCGCAACAGTTATTGTGACCCATAAACGTAGATTTGCTTTGCATATGTAGGTGAAAAAGAAGCTTGGACACTTGTAGCAAGTGACTCTCATCTTTTTAGGTAAGCTCTTACGGCCAGTTGCGTTAAATTTCATTCCAAGTTCGAAGGTCACATGAGAGGAAGACAACTTcggctctgattggttgagaacGTGGTGCGATTTTAATGACGCAAAGCCAAAGCAATTACGATACTTCAGTACCGCTCTAAGGATCGCATTGCACAATCCTTAAACATTCTTTTGTTGGCATTTTTTCTTAGAGCGGAGTTGACAGCAGTACAAAGTTCTGTCCTTCAACAAGAATTAGATTCCTGTCGACTTTTATTGGAAGAGGAACCTGACAATAAATGTAAGTGCAATGTAAGTCCTAGAACTTGTTGTCGGTACTATTTTCAAGGGTCGCATAGTACTACATGAGTCCAGTTTACTGAGTACGTTCGAttgggtttgtttgtttgttttttttgtaattggGCAATTGGCGATTAACACTACGCGTTTTTGCGAGGAAAGAGTACAACGTGAGACCAATTAATTGAATACATTGTCGTTGTAGTTCTTTTTTGTGATCCAACAATAGGGGTTTTACATTCCATCGACCTCTTTTGAACAACGAACACGTGTATGCACCTGCCTTCTCTGAGTTTTAACGCAGAGGACGACTGGAGAAAGAAGGGCGGATGAGCTTCTTGTAAGCCAACGGCTAGCATTCAGCTTAAAGGATATAAAATCAGATCCGGGAATACTGTCGGTTAGGGTCAATCACTCAACCAACAGCCAGAACTGGACTGGAAACAAATTTCTGGACATTTCCACTattgaaagtgaagaatgatcatccaatttaagcaattggaaattgcttaaattggaaaatttactgcgatgatcattcttcactttcagctacaaccgcagttcaaaaatgaatcatttcatatatacttcacatcatttcactcctcacgggagatatgaactcaataaattgacc encodes:
- the LOC140926873 gene encoding solute carrier family 66 member 2-like translates to MDEDLNALHDPVDTAANFENMGVVAMFIQLVSWISSAAMIIGGVVPYVPQYWDIWQTRDAEGFSMHVCLALVVANILRIFFWFGRHFELPLLAQSFIMIAAMMMMLQLCTKIRRENDLSAKKRSFFDFHRRHFWDWTHFSDYVLCVLIFIAVGGYITYLFLSFTAFVELIGFLAVFTEAMLGVPQFYRNYINQSTMGMSVKMVVMWLSGDIFKTCYFIVKVAPIQFWICGMLQISIDIAILFQVRKYRTQERTHLR
- the LOC140928361 gene encoding geranylgeranyl transferase type-2 subunit alpha-like codes for the protein MHGRIKVRTTAEQAEAKRKEREKKLKIYQQTTNRIYEKRKNGEMDKESLSLTEQVLAANPDFSTLWNFRREIFLHMKDENPPDLLLKLCQKELSFLKNCLQVNPKSYSVWHHRQWIMEYMPQPDWNEELRLCNLFLSYDERNFHCWDYRRYTVKKANISPEDEFNFSTEKIKENFSNYSSWHYRSKLLPLIHPDQSGDKERVEENALMKEFDLAQNAFFTDPYDQSAWFYHRWLLGRARPLMDISCLYVSCHETMATIIVQFCQPIQVPKEVPFVSVNEQEVTGEWNNPYHNSHPSPVWIYSCKHCLSNVPDETIVKVTFMNGKLEKSVVLPKGEKEAWTLVASDSHLFRAELTAVQSSVLQQELDSCRLLLEEEPDNKWTMLTMVLLMRALDPLKHEQETELYLESLTQVDCYRQGYYEDLRRKFRVENAIERHRSIKDGGSRSIDLSNMDLTFLSHMDQLVLMKEVNLSHNHLSSLDECNMLQCVITLDFSNNELRHITKRHALRLHKLQELSLSNNSISNLEVLKTLQHCPVLRKMDLRGNPCCQAPGYIDKVKSLLPSIQELDGEKV